Proteins from a single region of Eretmochelys imbricata isolate rEreImb1 chromosome 20, rEreImb1.hap1, whole genome shotgun sequence:
- the LOC144277806 gene encoding adhesion G protein-coupled receptor E3-like isoform X2 has translation MEDCGNSSQFEVEITGYFAFTSVSVSIPSCKGDGARFENKIMVNQGDMVRVRLPESVGINGSDVVSKVVLVKADKDISVVSVSNKHVSPEITVLYPVSSLGNEHYVVTPSTESFDSYPEFSIITYQEPNYVEVHVKGKLHYLTQVHTTGSKLKFKPFSFHVIQLQGIEDLSGTRIVSEKPVAVLVGQVCFCNSTKCNHVFEQLLPVCSWGTTYIIPPLPWQKVDDIVYITASQSTTVLYQRGDQQENVTLTGGNVLQLPVKPSIPLYISANVSIQVVFYSLGAAIPNSSHAFLMNVPDVASYCLMYSLNEQEGFKNFALMVANRSETGAIILDNQPLRDVEWNRVPGTEFVWGMHKLEPAMRSHAVEHASSPFALLSVGTAAMDSYGIPGSCRKDVTFKCQTETQQIKEKLKMCKDVFQQGSTSEFCSFMNSTLVNLETMCAEDRAASLEDVARPFGSLLNSSFLSAGGTESKREVASAVTFLLQSVELAALTVALRSPENKTNVTTEFMAIETLLVRDASCRDEVFRLRGQEETMDIHCNAVTRAATEDPWAVAFISYSTLDCIINTTLLDEGDLMADEKLRNFHLNSRVVSGAIGDGRPMYLSRPVNFTLHHRQAKKEEEETRCVHWKFIPGKGTWAEDGCKSLQTNSTHTICSCDHLSSFALLIGPIGVEESYPLTVVTYVGLTFSLLCLLLAILTFLLCRSIRNVSTSLHLQLCLCLFLADLLFLTAVTHTRSPVVCAVIAGFLHYLFLAGFTWMFLEGLHLFLTVRNLKVVNYTSASRFKKRFMYPFGYGFPALVVAISAAVNPGGYGTSNHCWLSLERGFHWSFLGPVCAIILINLTFFIATLWILRDKLSSLNEDVSTLKDTRLLTFKAIAQLFILGCTWSLGLFQVGSAKMVMAYLFNIVNSLQGAFIFLVHCLLNRQVREEYRRWIKGTRKPSPTTQTFSPTVSTVTTNTKMVSWGEPSTSSP, from the exons ATGGAGGACTGTGGGAACTCGAGTCAATTTGAAGTGGAAATTACTGGCTACTTTGCCTTCACTTCAGTGTCTGTTTCCATCCCCAGTTGCAAGGGTGATGGAGCAAGGTTTGAGAATAAGATTATGGTAAATCAGGGAGACATGGTGCGGGTCAGGCTACCAGAGTCAGTGGGAATTAACGGCAGTGACGTGGTCTCCAAGGTGGTCCTAGTCAAGGCTGACAAAGATATCTCGGTAGTGTCTGTCAGCAACAAGCATGTGAGCCCTGAGATCACTGTGctgtatcctgtctccagcttGGGAAATGAACACTATGTAGTGACTCCCTCTACGGAATCCTTCGATAGTTACCCAGAGTTCTCTATTATAACATACCAAGAGCCCAACTACGTGGAGGTCCATGTGAAAGGCAAGTTACATTACCTAACACAGGTTCACACCACTGGCAGCAAACTGAAATTTAAGCCCTTCAGTTTCCATGTCATCCAGTTACAAGGCATAGAAGATCTGTCTGGCACCAGGATTGTCTCAGAAAAGCCAGTGGCCGTCTTGGTTGGCCAGGTGTGTTTTTGTAATAGCACAAAATGCAACCACGTCTTTGAGCAGCTCCTACCAGTCTGCAGCTGGGGAACAACATACATCATTCCTCCCTTACCCTGGCAGAAAGTAGATGACATAGTCTatatcactgcttcccagagcacGACTGTGTTGTATCAACGAGGGGACCAGCAAGAGAATGTTACTCTAACAGGAGGCAATGTACTCCAACTTCCTGTCAAGCCCTCAATCCCACTCTACATCTCTGCTAACGTGAGCATCCAGGTGGTGTTCTACAGCCTGGGCGCAGCTATCCCTAATTCCTCGCACGCCTTCCTGATGAATGTTCCAGATGTTGCCAGTTACTGCCTGATGTATTCTCTAAATGAGCAGGAGGGCTTCAAGAACTTTGCCTTGATGGTGGCCAATAGATCAGAGACTGGCGCCATCATCTTAGACAATCAGCCTCTAAGGGATGTGGAGTGGAACCGAGTCCCTGGCACTGAGTTCGTTTGGGGCATGCATAAGCTTGAACCTGCCATGAGATCCCATGCTGTGGAACATGCCAGCTCTCCATTCGCACTCCTGAGTGTTGGCACTGCTGCCATGGACAGCTATGGGATTCCGGGTTCCTGCAGGAAGG ATGTTACCTTTaaatgccagactgagactcaacAGATAAAAGAGAAGTTGAAGATGTGCAAAGATGTCTTTCAGCAG GGCAGCACCAGTGAATTTTGCTCCTTCATGAATTCAACCTTAGTGAATTTGGAGACCATGTGTGCAGAGGACAGAGCAGCATCGCTGGAG GACGTTGCTCGCCCCTTTGGTTCCTTGCTGAATAGCTCCTTCCTCAGTGCTGGTGGGACTGAGAGCAAGAGGGAGGTGGCCTCCGCTGTGACCTTCCTCCTGCAGAGTGTGGAATTGGCTGCACTGACGGTTGCTTTGCGGTCTCCGGAGAATAAGACGAACGTGACAACAGAGTTTATGG CTATTGAGACGCTCCTCGTCCGAGATGCAAGTTGCCGTGATGAGGTCTTCAGGCTGAGAGGTCAGGAGGAGACAATGGACATTCACTGCAATGCCGTCACCAGAGCAGCCACAGAAG atccTTGGGCTGTTGCTTTTATTTCTTACTCCACCCTGGACTGCATCATTAACACGACATTACTTGATGAGGGAGATTTAATGGCTGATGAGAAATTGAGGAATTTTCACCTGAATTCCAGGGTGGTGAGTGGGGCTATCGGAGATGGGAGGCCCATGTACCTCTCCAGACctgtgaatttcaccctgcacCATAGACAG gcaaagaaagaggaggaagagactCGCTGCGTTCACTGGAAATTCATCCCTGGGAAAGGCACCTGGGCTGAGGATGGCTGCAAAAGTCTCCAGACGAACAGCACTCACACCATCTGCAGCTGTGACCATCTCTCCAGCTTCGCACTCCTGATAGGTCCCATCGGAGTGGAG GAGAGTTATCCACTGACCGTCGTCACCTACGTGGGACTGACCTTCTCCCTGCTGTGCCTCCTCCTCGCCATCCTCACCTTCCTCCTTTGCCGCTCCATCCGCAATGTCAGCACCTCCCTCCACCtgcagctctgcctctgcctcttcctggccGACCTGCTCTTCCTCACCGCGGTGACCCACACCCGCAGTCCG GTGGTGTGTGCTGTTATTGCTGGCTTCCTACACTACCTCTTCCTGGCCGGCTTCACCTGGATGTTCCTGGAGGGGCTGCACCTCTTCCTCACCGTCCGGAACCTGAAGGTCGTGAATTACACCAGCGCCAGCCGGTTCAAGAAGAGATTTATGTACCCGTTCGGCTATGGATTCCCAGCCCTGGTGGTGGCTATTTCTGCAGCGGTGAATCCTGGAGGCTACGGAACTTCCAACCA CTGCTGGCTCAGCCTGGAGAGAGGATTTCATTGGAGCTTCCTAGGACCAGTCTGTGCCATAATCCTG ataaatttaacattttttattgcaACCCTCTGGATCCTGAGAGACAAACTCTCCTCCCTTAATGAAGATGTGTCCACTCTCAAAGACACCAG ACTACTGACTTTTAAAGCTATCGCCCAGCTATTCATTCTGGGCTGCACATGGAGTCTTGGTCTCTTCCAAGTTGGCTCAGCAAAAATGGTCATGGCGTATTTATTCAACATTGTCAACAGCCTGCAGGGAGCCTTCATCTTCCTGGTGCACTGTCTTCTCAATCGCCAG GTGAGAGAGGAGTACAGGAGATGGATTAAAGGCACAAGAAAACCCAGCCCCACAACTCAAACGTTTAGTCCGACTGTGTCCACTGTCACAACCAACACCAAGATG GTGAGTTGGGGAGAGCCCTCCACTTCATCTCCATGA
- the LOC144277806 gene encoding adhesion G protein-coupled receptor E1-like isoform X1 — protein MARRGFAFPPTFFLLGLFWFLPPASAQTTNRIGKFSGTCQTETLGREFITSYMEDCGNSSQFEVEITGYFAFTSVSVSIPSCKGDGARFENKIMVNQGDMVRVRLPESVGINGSDVVSKVVLVKADKDISVVSVSNKHVSPEITVLYPVSSLGNEHYVVTPSTESFDSYPEFSIITYQEPNYVEVHVKGKLHYLTQVHTTGSKLKFKPFSFHVIQLQGIEDLSGTRIVSEKPVAVLVGQVCFCNSTKCNHVFEQLLPVCSWGTTYIIPPLPWQKVDDIVYITASQSTTVLYQRGDQQENVTLTGGNVLQLPVKPSIPLYISANVSIQVVFYSLGAAIPNSSHAFLMNVPDVASYCLMYSLNEQEGFKNFALMVANRSETGAIILDNQPLRDVEWNRVPGTEFVWGMHKLEPAMRSHAVEHASSPFALLSVGTAAMDSYGIPGSCRKDVTFKCQTETQQIKEKLKMCKDVFQQGSTSEFCSFMNSTLVNLETMCAEDRAASLEDVARPFGSLLNSSFLSAGGTESKREVASAVTFLLQSVELAALTVALRSPENKTNVTTEFMAIETLLVRDASCRDEVFRLRGQEETMDIHCNAVTRAATEDPWAVAFISYSTLDCIINTTLLDEGDLMADEKLRNFHLNSRVVSGAIGDGRPMYLSRPVNFTLHHRQAKKEEEETRCVHWKFIPGKGTWAEDGCKSLQTNSTHTICSCDHLSSFALLIGPIGVEESYPLTVVTYVGLTFSLLCLLLAILTFLLCRSIRNVSTSLHLQLCLCLFLADLLFLTAVTHTRSPVVCAVIAGFLHYLFLAGFTWMFLEGLHLFLTVRNLKVVNYTSASRFKKRFMYPFGYGFPALVVAISAAVNPGGYGTSNHCWLSLERGFHWSFLGPVCAIILINLTFFIATLWILRDKLSSLNEDVSTLKDTRLLTFKAIAQLFILGCTWSLGLFQVGSAKMVMAYLFNIVNSLQGAFIFLVHCLLNRQVREEYRRWIKGTRKPSPTTQTFSPTVSTVTTNTKMVSWGEPSTSSP, from the exons ATGGCACGCCGAGGCTTCGCGTTTCCTCCAA CGTTTTTTCTCCTTGGACTGTTCTGGTTTCTACCACCAGCAAGCGCCCAGACGACAAACAGAATTGGTAAATTCTCAG GCACATGTCAGACTGAGACTCTGGGAAGAGAATTCATCACCTCCTACATGGAGGACTGTGGGAACTCGAGTCAATTTGAAGTGGAAATTACTGGCTACTTTGCCTTCACTTCAGTGTCTGTTTCCATCCCCAGTTGCAAGGGTGATGGAGCAAGGTTTGAGAATAAGATTATGGTAAATCAGGGAGACATGGTGCGGGTCAGGCTACCAGAGTCAGTGGGAATTAACGGCAGTGACGTGGTCTCCAAGGTGGTCCTAGTCAAGGCTGACAAAGATATCTCGGTAGTGTCTGTCAGCAACAAGCATGTGAGCCCTGAGATCACTGTGctgtatcctgtctccagcttGGGAAATGAACACTATGTAGTGACTCCCTCTACGGAATCCTTCGATAGTTACCCAGAGTTCTCTATTATAACATACCAAGAGCCCAACTACGTGGAGGTCCATGTGAAAGGCAAGTTACATTACCTAACACAGGTTCACACCACTGGCAGCAAACTGAAATTTAAGCCCTTCAGTTTCCATGTCATCCAGTTACAAGGCATAGAAGATCTGTCTGGCACCAGGATTGTCTCAGAAAAGCCAGTGGCCGTCTTGGTTGGCCAGGTGTGTTTTTGTAATAGCACAAAATGCAACCACGTCTTTGAGCAGCTCCTACCAGTCTGCAGCTGGGGAACAACATACATCATTCCTCCCTTACCCTGGCAGAAAGTAGATGACATAGTCTatatcactgcttcccagagcacGACTGTGTTGTATCAACGAGGGGACCAGCAAGAGAATGTTACTCTAACAGGAGGCAATGTACTCCAACTTCCTGTCAAGCCCTCAATCCCACTCTACATCTCTGCTAACGTGAGCATCCAGGTGGTGTTCTACAGCCTGGGCGCAGCTATCCCTAATTCCTCGCACGCCTTCCTGATGAATGTTCCAGATGTTGCCAGTTACTGCCTGATGTATTCTCTAAATGAGCAGGAGGGCTTCAAGAACTTTGCCTTGATGGTGGCCAATAGATCAGAGACTGGCGCCATCATCTTAGACAATCAGCCTCTAAGGGATGTGGAGTGGAACCGAGTCCCTGGCACTGAGTTCGTTTGGGGCATGCATAAGCTTGAACCTGCCATGAGATCCCATGCTGTGGAACATGCCAGCTCTCCATTCGCACTCCTGAGTGTTGGCACTGCTGCCATGGACAGCTATGGGATTCCGGGTTCCTGCAGGAAGG ATGTTACCTTTaaatgccagactgagactcaacAGATAAAAGAGAAGTTGAAGATGTGCAAAGATGTCTTTCAGCAG GGCAGCACCAGTGAATTTTGCTCCTTCATGAATTCAACCTTAGTGAATTTGGAGACCATGTGTGCAGAGGACAGAGCAGCATCGCTGGAG GACGTTGCTCGCCCCTTTGGTTCCTTGCTGAATAGCTCCTTCCTCAGTGCTGGTGGGACTGAGAGCAAGAGGGAGGTGGCCTCCGCTGTGACCTTCCTCCTGCAGAGTGTGGAATTGGCTGCACTGACGGTTGCTTTGCGGTCTCCGGAGAATAAGACGAACGTGACAACAGAGTTTATGG CTATTGAGACGCTCCTCGTCCGAGATGCAAGTTGCCGTGATGAGGTCTTCAGGCTGAGAGGTCAGGAGGAGACAATGGACATTCACTGCAATGCCGTCACCAGAGCAGCCACAGAAG atccTTGGGCTGTTGCTTTTATTTCTTACTCCACCCTGGACTGCATCATTAACACGACATTACTTGATGAGGGAGATTTAATGGCTGATGAGAAATTGAGGAATTTTCACCTGAATTCCAGGGTGGTGAGTGGGGCTATCGGAGATGGGAGGCCCATGTACCTCTCCAGACctgtgaatttcaccctgcacCATAGACAG gcaaagaaagaggaggaagagactCGCTGCGTTCACTGGAAATTCATCCCTGGGAAAGGCACCTGGGCTGAGGATGGCTGCAAAAGTCTCCAGACGAACAGCACTCACACCATCTGCAGCTGTGACCATCTCTCCAGCTTCGCACTCCTGATAGGTCCCATCGGAGTGGAG GAGAGTTATCCACTGACCGTCGTCACCTACGTGGGACTGACCTTCTCCCTGCTGTGCCTCCTCCTCGCCATCCTCACCTTCCTCCTTTGCCGCTCCATCCGCAATGTCAGCACCTCCCTCCACCtgcagctctgcctctgcctcttcctggccGACCTGCTCTTCCTCACCGCGGTGACCCACACCCGCAGTCCG GTGGTGTGTGCTGTTATTGCTGGCTTCCTACACTACCTCTTCCTGGCCGGCTTCACCTGGATGTTCCTGGAGGGGCTGCACCTCTTCCTCACCGTCCGGAACCTGAAGGTCGTGAATTACACCAGCGCCAGCCGGTTCAAGAAGAGATTTATGTACCCGTTCGGCTATGGATTCCCAGCCCTGGTGGTGGCTATTTCTGCAGCGGTGAATCCTGGAGGCTACGGAACTTCCAACCA CTGCTGGCTCAGCCTGGAGAGAGGATTTCATTGGAGCTTCCTAGGACCAGTCTGTGCCATAATCCTG ataaatttaacattttttattgcaACCCTCTGGATCCTGAGAGACAAACTCTCCTCCCTTAATGAAGATGTGTCCACTCTCAAAGACACCAG ACTACTGACTTTTAAAGCTATCGCCCAGCTATTCATTCTGGGCTGCACATGGAGTCTTGGTCTCTTCCAAGTTGGCTCAGCAAAAATGGTCATGGCGTATTTATTCAACATTGTCAACAGCCTGCAGGGAGCCTTCATCTTCCTGGTGCACTGTCTTCTCAATCGCCAG GTGAGAGAGGAGTACAGGAGATGGATTAAAGGCACAAGAAAACCCAGCCCCACAACTCAAACGTTTAGTCCGACTGTGTCCACTGTCACAACCAACACCAAGATG GTGAGTTGGGGAGAGCCCTCCACTTCATCTCCATGA
- the LOC144277806 gene encoding adhesion G protein-coupled receptor E1-like isoform X3, whose amino-acid sequence MARRGFAFPPTFFLLGLFWFLPPASAQTTNRIGKFSGTCQTETLGREFITSYMEDCGNSSQFEVEITGYFAFTSVSVSIPSCKGDGARFENKIMVNQGDMVRVRLPESVGINGSDVVSKVVLVKADKDISVVSVSNKHVSPEITVLYPVSSLGNEHYVVTPSTESFDSYPEFSIITYQEPNYVEVHVKGKLHYLTQVHTTGSKLKFKPFSFHVIQLQGIEDLSGTRIVSEKPVAVLVGQVCFCNSTKCNHVFEQLLPVCSWGTTYIIPPLPWQKVDDIVYITASQSTTVLYQRGDQQENVTLTGGNVLQLPVKPSIPLYISANVSIQVVFYSLGAAIPNSSHAFLMNVPDVASYCLMYSLNEQEGFKNFALMVANRSETGAIILDNQPLRDVEWNRVPGTEFVWGMHKLEPAMRSHAVEHASSPFALLSVGTAAMDSYGIPGSCRKDVTFKCQTETQQIKEKLKMCKDVFQQGSTSEFCSFMNSTLVNLETMCAEDRAASLEDVARPFGSLLNSSFLSAGGTESKREVASAVTFLLQSVELAALTVALRSPENKTNVTTEFMAIETLLVRDASCRDEVFRLRGQEETMDIHCNAVTRAATEDPWAVAFISYSTLDCIINTTLLDEGDLMADEKLRNFHLNSRVVSGAIGDGRPMYLSRPVNFTLHHRQAKKEEEETRCVHWKFIPGKGTWAEDGCKSLQTNSTHTICSCDHLSSFALLIGPIGVEESYPLTVVTYVGLTFSLLCLLLAILTFLLCRSIRNVSTSLHLQLCLCLFLADLLFLTAVTHTRSPVVCAVIAGFLHYLFLAGFTWMFLEGLHLFLTVRNLKVVNYTSASRFKKRFMYPFGYGFPALVVAISAAVNPGGYGTSNHCWLSLERGFHWSFLGPVCAIILINLTFFIATLWILRDKLSSLNEDVSTLKDTR is encoded by the exons ATGGCACGCCGAGGCTTCGCGTTTCCTCCAA CGTTTTTTCTCCTTGGACTGTTCTGGTTTCTACCACCAGCAAGCGCCCAGACGACAAACAGAATTGGTAAATTCTCAG GCACATGTCAGACTGAGACTCTGGGAAGAGAATTCATCACCTCCTACATGGAGGACTGTGGGAACTCGAGTCAATTTGAAGTGGAAATTACTGGCTACTTTGCCTTCACTTCAGTGTCTGTTTCCATCCCCAGTTGCAAGGGTGATGGAGCAAGGTTTGAGAATAAGATTATGGTAAATCAGGGAGACATGGTGCGGGTCAGGCTACCAGAGTCAGTGGGAATTAACGGCAGTGACGTGGTCTCCAAGGTGGTCCTAGTCAAGGCTGACAAAGATATCTCGGTAGTGTCTGTCAGCAACAAGCATGTGAGCCCTGAGATCACTGTGctgtatcctgtctccagcttGGGAAATGAACACTATGTAGTGACTCCCTCTACGGAATCCTTCGATAGTTACCCAGAGTTCTCTATTATAACATACCAAGAGCCCAACTACGTGGAGGTCCATGTGAAAGGCAAGTTACATTACCTAACACAGGTTCACACCACTGGCAGCAAACTGAAATTTAAGCCCTTCAGTTTCCATGTCATCCAGTTACAAGGCATAGAAGATCTGTCTGGCACCAGGATTGTCTCAGAAAAGCCAGTGGCCGTCTTGGTTGGCCAGGTGTGTTTTTGTAATAGCACAAAATGCAACCACGTCTTTGAGCAGCTCCTACCAGTCTGCAGCTGGGGAACAACATACATCATTCCTCCCTTACCCTGGCAGAAAGTAGATGACATAGTCTatatcactgcttcccagagcacGACTGTGTTGTATCAACGAGGGGACCAGCAAGAGAATGTTACTCTAACAGGAGGCAATGTACTCCAACTTCCTGTCAAGCCCTCAATCCCACTCTACATCTCTGCTAACGTGAGCATCCAGGTGGTGTTCTACAGCCTGGGCGCAGCTATCCCTAATTCCTCGCACGCCTTCCTGATGAATGTTCCAGATGTTGCCAGTTACTGCCTGATGTATTCTCTAAATGAGCAGGAGGGCTTCAAGAACTTTGCCTTGATGGTGGCCAATAGATCAGAGACTGGCGCCATCATCTTAGACAATCAGCCTCTAAGGGATGTGGAGTGGAACCGAGTCCCTGGCACTGAGTTCGTTTGGGGCATGCATAAGCTTGAACCTGCCATGAGATCCCATGCTGTGGAACATGCCAGCTCTCCATTCGCACTCCTGAGTGTTGGCACTGCTGCCATGGACAGCTATGGGATTCCGGGTTCCTGCAGGAAGG ATGTTACCTTTaaatgccagactgagactcaacAGATAAAAGAGAAGTTGAAGATGTGCAAAGATGTCTTTCAGCAG GGCAGCACCAGTGAATTTTGCTCCTTCATGAATTCAACCTTAGTGAATTTGGAGACCATGTGTGCAGAGGACAGAGCAGCATCGCTGGAG GACGTTGCTCGCCCCTTTGGTTCCTTGCTGAATAGCTCCTTCCTCAGTGCTGGTGGGACTGAGAGCAAGAGGGAGGTGGCCTCCGCTGTGACCTTCCTCCTGCAGAGTGTGGAATTGGCTGCACTGACGGTTGCTTTGCGGTCTCCGGAGAATAAGACGAACGTGACAACAGAGTTTATGG CTATTGAGACGCTCCTCGTCCGAGATGCAAGTTGCCGTGATGAGGTCTTCAGGCTGAGAGGTCAGGAGGAGACAATGGACATTCACTGCAATGCCGTCACCAGAGCAGCCACAGAAG atccTTGGGCTGTTGCTTTTATTTCTTACTCCACCCTGGACTGCATCATTAACACGACATTACTTGATGAGGGAGATTTAATGGCTGATGAGAAATTGAGGAATTTTCACCTGAATTCCAGGGTGGTGAGTGGGGCTATCGGAGATGGGAGGCCCATGTACCTCTCCAGACctgtgaatttcaccctgcacCATAGACAG gcaaagaaagaggaggaagagactCGCTGCGTTCACTGGAAATTCATCCCTGGGAAAGGCACCTGGGCTGAGGATGGCTGCAAAAGTCTCCAGACGAACAGCACTCACACCATCTGCAGCTGTGACCATCTCTCCAGCTTCGCACTCCTGATAGGTCCCATCGGAGTGGAG GAGAGTTATCCACTGACCGTCGTCACCTACGTGGGACTGACCTTCTCCCTGCTGTGCCTCCTCCTCGCCATCCTCACCTTCCTCCTTTGCCGCTCCATCCGCAATGTCAGCACCTCCCTCCACCtgcagctctgcctctgcctcttcctggccGACCTGCTCTTCCTCACCGCGGTGACCCACACCCGCAGTCCG GTGGTGTGTGCTGTTATTGCTGGCTTCCTACACTACCTCTTCCTGGCCGGCTTCACCTGGATGTTCCTGGAGGGGCTGCACCTCTTCCTCACCGTCCGGAACCTGAAGGTCGTGAATTACACCAGCGCCAGCCGGTTCAAGAAGAGATTTATGTACCCGTTCGGCTATGGATTCCCAGCCCTGGTGGTGGCTATTTCTGCAGCGGTGAATCCTGGAGGCTACGGAACTTCCAACCA CTGCTGGCTCAGCCTGGAGAGAGGATTTCATTGGAGCTTCCTAGGACCAGTCTGTGCCATAATCCTG ataaatttaacattttttattgcaACCCTCTGGATCCTGAGAGACAAACTCTCCTCCCTTAATGAAGATGTGTCCACTCTCAAAGACACCAG GTGA